The proteins below come from a single Peromyscus leucopus breed LL Stock chromosome 13, UCI_PerLeu_2.1, whole genome shotgun sequence genomic window:
- the LOC114705070 gene encoding gamma-crystallin E-like isoform X1, whose translation MGKITFYEDRGFRGRHYECSSDHSNLQPYFSRCNSVRVDSGCWMLYEQPNFGGCQYFLRRGDYPDYQQWMGFSDSIRSCRLIPHSSSHRIRIYEREDYRGQMVEITDDCSHLQDRFHFSDFHSFHVLEGYWVLYEMPNYQGRQYLLRPQEYRRYHDWGAMNARVGSLRRIMDFY comes from the exons ATGGGGAAG ATCACCTTCTATGAGGACCGTGGCTTCCGGGGCCGCCACTATGAGTGCAGCAGCGACCACTCCAACCTGCAGCCTTACTTCAGCCGCTGCAACTCTGTGCGCGTGGACAGTGGCTGCTGGATGCTCTATGAGCAGCCCAACTTCGGAGGCTGCCAGTACTTCCTGAGGCGTGGGGACTACCCTGACTACCAGCAGTGGATGGGTTTCAGCGACTCCATCCGCTCCTGCCGCCTCATCCCCCAC TCCAGCTCTCACAGGATCAGGATCTACGAGCGAGAGGACTACAGAGGCCAGATGGTGGAGATCACCGACGACTGCTCCCACCTCCAGGACCGCTTCCACTTCAGTGACTTCCACTCCTTCCACGTGCTGGAAGGCTACTGGGTCCTCTATGAGATGCCCAACTACCAAGGCCGGCAGTACCTGCTGAGGCCTCAAGAGTACAGGCGCTACCATGACTGGGGCGCCATGAATGCCAGGGTGGGCTCTCTAAGAAGAATCATGGATTTCTATTGA
- the LOC114705070 gene encoding gamma-crystallin E-like isoform X2, which produces MGKITFYEDRGFRGRHYECSSDHSNLQPYFSRCNSVRVDSGCWMLYEQPNFGGCQYFLRRGDYPDYQQWMGFSDSIRSCRLIPHDQDLRARGLQRPDGGDHRRLLPPPGPLPLQ; this is translated from the exons ATGGGGAAG ATCACCTTCTATGAGGACCGTGGCTTCCGGGGCCGCCACTATGAGTGCAGCAGCGACCACTCCAACCTGCAGCCTTACTTCAGCCGCTGCAACTCTGTGCGCGTGGACAGTGGCTGCTGGATGCTCTATGAGCAGCCCAACTTCGGAGGCTGCCAGTACTTCCTGAGGCGTGGGGACTACCCTGACTACCAGCAGTGGATGGGTTTCAGCGACTCCATCCGCTCCTGCCGCCTCATCCCCCAC GATCAGGATCTACGAGCGAGAGGACTACAGAGGCCAGATGGTGGAGATCACCGACGACTGCTCCCACCTCCAGGACCGCTTCCACTTCAGTGA